Part of the Leptodactylus fuscus isolate aLepFus1 chromosome 6, aLepFus1.hap2, whole genome shotgun sequence genome, TCTGTACAGAGGAGGAGGACGCACTTTACCAAATACATTATAGAGGGAGAGGGATTACTGGGTCAATATATTGATCAGTATTGAGAGGATCAAAGGACGTCCTGTCCCTCAAGGGCCGCTAACCTTGAGAGACGATTCTATAAATGGAGATTGTTAATGGCTGGTTGAGAGCGAGCTAGACAGGACGGATATGGCGGGTCAATATGTCATACATGGCCACCTGCGatcggggtatatatatatatcctataaaGGGTCGGCGTCTCACTGCTGCTTTGTAGTATTTTGGTTCTTTTCGTTCTCTCGCCCCTCGCGTTACACCCGTGTGGAATGTCACAGTCTATATCGGGAAACAATGTGGCGCCCTGTATACAAGTGTAATATGGGAGCAATGCCTGACCTAACTGCACATGACCCCTTACATGTCCTTAACCCTCTTTCATCTTTGTTGTACCTCTCCCAATTCTCAGGTTTATGCGATCGCCATCTGGCTCTAAGGCTACAGTCTTGCTCCCAAGGGGCTCCCATTTTCACAGCACGGATTCCCCCATATATTCAATGTATAGAGGGGTCCGCCGAAAATAGGACACaaactatattttgacagtccgtgaCAAAGGAGCATCAAACTAATGGTCATAAGAATAGTCCCCATTCACAGACAATGGAATTAATACTACCGTATGACGTCTGGATGTCACTCGACCAGTTTTCACTGCCATGAGAATATAgctttagggcatgttcacactgagAAGCTTAGAGCtgcttctgcctcccattgtttgcaGTGCACTAAataaaataagcgtcctgctcgccCTCGCCGCGGTTTCTTTCACTTGATCTGCCCCTTTGTGTATGGGGGTAGTCAGCGTGCAAACCCGCGGCTCGGCTGCAGTGTTctcgcgggaaaaatcgcggcgttttacagtacttgcaaagtggatgggattcatgtgaaccccatgcccactttgtggaaaaaatcgcagcacgggcacactgcgatttacaaaaccgtcaCAGTtctgaaaatcgcaacatgtcaattatatctacgggaacgcCGGCATTCACATTGCGGTTGTTccctttagcgctgcgtttccggcacctggggccttagcctaaaggtgattCCAGAGTTAGGGAAAACATAACTGCTTcctttcagaaacagcgccatgcCTATCCACAGGCTGcatcaggtattgcagctcagtttaaCTGAATGagtagctgcaataccacacacaacctgtggacaagtgtggcactgtttttgaaagAGAGAAGCcagggttttttttctgtttaatctAGGAACTTTACATCTTCTCCAAGCCCTATTGTATTATCTGCCATTGAAAGTGGGATATAGGAGGCCTCTATCAGACCCCCATAGATAGGTCagcaattattaaaggggttgtccagcgagTAGTCATTTACTTACCTGGTCCTGACAACACCAGAATTCCCAGGTCAATCATTGGCAATTGTTTGGGGAATAGTAACTTACTTACCTGGTCTCGGGGACCTGGGGAttctgcaagcacacggagcccattatagtctatggggtccgtgtcatttgacagcacatcacttgcaattgcaattgtattccatctggggctCTCCATGCACCAACCCTTagctgacacactgtaacaagcCCATCAGCTGTGTCAGCAGATCCAGGTCAGCATGTTATCTAGGATGTGTCCATTCACCCACAGCAGATCTGCTCATTATACAATGACTGATGAGACTGGACACTGGCCCTTTAATAGACTGATAATGTTAGGGTCTGTGTCCCCTGTCCAACTGGGCTGAACTGGTTGATACATTGACTGTCAGCCGTATCAGGTATAGAGACCAGATCAGAGTGATGGATGACACATTTAACTggattagtgatgtcacagcagccgtGATGTCATCCAGTGTCAGACTCCGGGTCAGTGATCTATACAGggctgcagctcagtccattcCTGCCCTCTGTGATTTGTATAGTGGTCGTGTCCCTAAAAACAGATACTAGGGGTGTATGGCAGGTGCCGTCACATTTGTGTACAAGGGCGTTTCTGTGTATTTGtggatgtgtatgtatatgtgactgtatatgtatgtgtcgTATATATGTGTGGGtgggtatgtatatatgtatacgcaGGTGCATATATAGGtatctgtatatgtatgtgtgtgtaaatgtatgtgtgtatgcagAAGTGGGTGTACATTTGTATATGTATGTGCATACatgcatatgtgtgtgtatatacgtatgtatgagTTTAGGTAAATGTttacatatgtatgtgtgtacctatacatatatgtgtgtctgtatacttgtatgtatatatatatatatatatatatatatgtatgtatacatgtgtaagtaggtgtatatgtgtgcatatgtatgtgtgtttgcagtatatgtgtgtatatgtactatatattgttcatatatgtgtctgtatgtgtatacgtactgtatgtgtatatctgtgtgtatatatgttgataaatatatactgtttgtatgtatgtgtgtgtatatggatatgtgtatatgtatgtgttgtatatgtgagtatatatataaatatatatatgtacacatatgtgtatacatgtGAGCGGTATCAGCTGCCGAACATTGCACTCTTttattcactgacaacaagcagagatcctgaGACTGCCCAGTAATTCTCTATATCTATATACCATGTGAACCAGGCGTCTGCTGTGATACTTGAGCCTTGTTCACACAATGCTCCTGTGTATACATCGTCTCCGCCTGTCTTTGTCTCCTTGCACACTGTTTACACACAACACAAGTGCGTGCAGTGATGTCGGCGGCGACAGCGCAGGGTTATTATTGGCCGTATTGTCTGATAAAATTGGGCCATGTTTGATTTACTAGCAAGGCCTGGACTGGTGATCACAGGGCCGGAAAAAAATCAATGGCGACAAGTTCAAATCGGACATGAAGAGGAAAAATCCAAAATAAAAATGTCCGgagtctagaaaagctgggtggctgGCTGGTATGATTTCACCCTGTGCCATTCCTCCACCTATCACCAGTTCCCTGTTCTCCTCTGACAAACCCAGTTATCCATTTAGTTAAACAttaccaggaggaataacagaggaacagcacagagTAAAGCCCAAAGAATTGATATTTCATGGCACCCACattagttgtcacccagctttcccagatgcaGATAAATCAAAGAAAATCATCCTTTGTATGTACAACTTGTAGATTATATTAAAATTCATCAGTGACTATTAGTGCCACGGACGCCTGACGTATCTGATTAACCCATGAGTGCTCACAGCCACTTGCAGAAATAATTTAAAGGGCCACTCACCCTAAATTTGGCAGTGCTGGAGCGTAATGTAATATCAATCATACAGACATAGGGACGTCTCTGCACTCACAGCCACTCATCCCATTGACGAAAACTACAGTCACAGCCAACCAGAGacagctgataacagggaacaatagactGACACAACAGATAGAGAGAAGATGACACACCGAGTCTGCGAACCCTGAGATACACAAAACACAGATGGCTGTTTGGACGTCGGGTTTATTGGCACATGTTATAATCATTGGAGATTTTCCACAGATAACACTTCCTGGAAATCATTGCTCCAAACTGTCAATATAACCTAGGTAATTGTGCtaggttgctgctgctgctgaaccTCTTGAGGTTACGAGACATTAGCTATTGTGTCTACGGGGACAACCTGAGGAAAAGAAGATGGGGCAGTAGGAAGAGTCAGCGGTCCGCCCAAAAATGTGTCTATGGCCAGCATTAGAAGCTCTGTAGCCACTTCAAGTGAGGCAGGTAATTCGCAGTTATCAGCCAAAGTATTATGGTCCCCCGATCCAAACACAGCAAGAGGTCACAGGTCATCTAAAGGCAACCAAACCTAATCTGTGGCCAACACAAAGGGTGTGGAGGTGAAAGCTGGGAGACAGTCAGCAGATAGTCCTCATGGGGCGCTTCCAGTCTGCCAGCTGGGTGCCTTGGGGGTAAAGAAGTTTTTGGGCCAAGGCTCTTTGGATGCTGAGTCTCCTGAGGTCCTGAGCAAGTTCCAGAATGGAGTCCCTGTCACAGTTAGGATGGAGGATTATCCTCTGATGGTCCTGCCAGTCTTCCTCAccagcctcctcttcctcctccaagaTAGAGCTAAGCCTGGGCACTGTCTTGCACCTCTCTGCAGGTGGGTTGTAGGAGCAGGTCCCATTCAGGACCTTCCTCAGAGGGATCTTGGGGATGGCGGACTCCCCTAGcagctccttctgctctctcCTAAAGTCACTTTGTCTCTTTAATCTCTTGAACTCATTGAAGGCGGCCATGGAGGTCTGACACAGGGTGCGCTCCATGGTTTTAGCTTTCTCTGCCTTGGACACCAAGACAGCATGGCATCTGAGGACCACAGCCTTGTTCTTAATCTGGTGCCTGTAGACCCAGGAGAAGACCTTGGGGTGTCCAGTGTCCGCCTCGCAGTAGGTGATACGGTGCAGGAGGTAGGCATGGACCGTCTTCCTGGAGTCCCTTTTGGAGGAGGACATCCTGATGCCATAAGACCCCAAGGAGAGTTTCATCTTGGTGCTGCAGCCCCCAGATTGGCTCTTCTGCCAGATTTTGTTGACGGCTTCCAGCGTGCAGCCCTCTCCCTTGGCGTGGAGGGTAACGGCATTGCCCAGGTACCACACTGTGTAAGAAGGGTCCTCCTGGTTCAGCACTACCTTCTGCCTCCTGCTACTGAAGACGTTGCCCAAGCGCTCAAGGGGCAAGGGGGGCAGGAGGTCAGGACAGGAGTGGAGGAAGGAGGACAGCAGGGAAGAGTAGCTGACCCCCTTCCCCTTCTTGTCCTTCTTGACCAGCACAAACTTGCTCTTCCTCCAGGGCAGCATGGTACCTCTTGTCCGCCAGCTCTTCAGTGCCGGAGCTCCAGGTCTGTGTGACGTGCAGGAGCCTGGATGTTGGGAGGAATGAGGAGGAGAACTGGTGGCTGCCTCCCTCTTCTCTGCCACACCTCTGCTATTCCAACTTCATCCCTGGAGCTAGAAAACCACAGGCAGCGGACATCAGAACACGATGCCAAATCACAAGGCGTGCTGGCATTTGTAGTCACACGGGTGCTGGAATATTAGGGAATTGCTATTTCTGTAGCATTTCCAGATATCTGGAATCTCAGATCTTCCTAGGTGTTAGTGCGCCCTGCCTATAGCTGCATACTCTGCTCTACAGgaatctaggaaagctgggtgacaatcttTGCTATAAAGGCtaattatgcagaaatatagatTTGCTGATCAGGAGTTTAGGAAAGCTGTGTACTACAGTCTATTAACGGTCACTTAAGGTAGAATATTTTAGTTATGCAAAGGCAATGACAAGAGATGGTGAATAGCCAtataggagtctgggaaagctgggtggcacctTTGATGGGAATTAGAAGGTTACAT contains:
- the FAM43B gene encoding protein FAM43B, producing MLPWRKSKFVLVKKDKKGKGVSYSSLLSSFLHSCPDLLPPLPLERLGNVFSSRRQKVVLNQEDPSYTVWYLGNAVTLHAKGEGCTLEAVNKIWQKSQSGGCSTKMKLSLGSYGIRMSSSKRDSRKTVHAYLLHRITYCEADTGHPKVFSWVYRHQIKNKAVVLRCHAVLVSKAEKAKTMERTLCQTSMAAFNEFKRLKRQSDFRREQKELLGESAIPKIPLRKVLNGTCSYNPPAERCKTVPRLSSILEEEEEAGEEDWQDHQRIILHPNCDRDSILELAQDLRRLSIQRALAQKLLYPQGTQLADWKRPMRTIC